Genomic window (Pirellulales bacterium):
GGAACGAGCCGGGAGCGAGTTTTTGCGCCGCCACGTCGAGCGTCTGCTTGAGCGGCAATTGGAGCGGCAGCGGGTCTTCGTTCGGCGGCACTTTCGGATTCGCGTTCGCGGGAAAGATCGGTTGCGGCACGCTACGGGCAACGAGCTTTGCGGAATCGGCCGGGTCGGGCGTTTCGTCTTTGATCGTCAGACCGACGGCGGTCAGGCCGTAGTCGTCGCGGGCATCGATCGCCAGTGGAATCTTCGCTTGCGGCGTGACTCGTTGGCGGACGCCGCCGTACGACATCGTCACTCGCGGCGACTGATCGACTTTCAAACCGATGCTCACTGGCACCGGCAGCGAAACCAATCCCGACTCGGCGGCCACTAGTTCGAGATCGAACTTCGCAGGCCCGGATTGCACCCAATCGACCGCGAAATGCGTGTCGTCGATTCGCCGCAATTCTGCCGGCTTCGGATGCGCGGATTGCGATTTCAATCGCAATTCGCGGAGCGGAACATTCGCTGCGATGTGCAGCCAAATCCGCGTTTTGACGAGGAAGCTGAGATCGGCGTCGCCGCCGTTGAAATCGTGCTTCTCGGCAATGGCTTGCCGCGGATGCTGGGCCTCTAGCTCGAGGCCGACCACGCGGGGCCGATCGACTGGCGCCAGCAGCAGGGGTCCGTAGTCGTCGTCGCCCCCTTCCAATTCGAGCCGGAGCGGATCATCGACGACCGCGAAATCGTGCCGAAAATCGTTCTCGCCGAATTGCTTCATGAGCACATTGGTTCGTTGTTCGCCGTGGATGGTGAGAAAGATCCGCTGCGGCGCGATGCTGCCGTCGCGAGCGCCGGCGCGGAGAACATACGGCTCGCCGCGCGGCACTTGAATGCGGCCATCGCGCTCGTCGGCCACGCGCAGATAGGTGTTTTGCGGCCAGGGTTCGCGAGAGGCGAGAAACAATCGCCGCGCCCAAAGGCCAGCCGTTTCCGGAAAGCGGGCCACCAGCGCCGCAGGAACCAGAATCCCCATCGCCAGCAGCAGGAGCATGTTTCGCAGCCGGGCTCGATCGAGGGCCGCACGGAAATCGGTTCCCGCGAGCGCTTCGTGGCGGCGGCGGATCGCGTGGTCGATCATCGCCGGGCTCGGACCCGAGGGGCGATTCAATAAGGCCGGCAATTCAAGCACCGACGCGACACGGCCGGCGAAATCGCCGTTTTCCCCACCGCCTGATTTTTTGCCGATCGCCCCCGCTAGGGCCACGAGGCCAAGCGGCGTCAGCAACGGAATCGCGATCCGCCGCACGGCTTCCACCGCAAGGACCAATACCGAAGCAGCCAGCAGGCCGATGCGCACCGCGATGCCCAGCCGAAGCGTATGGTCGGCCCAGAATGAAAACAGGCCTAACCCGACCGCTTCGGCCAGCACGATTGCCGTTCCTTCGATCCATAGCCACAGCCGCACGCGGCGGCGCACCTGCGCGAGCCGGGCGACAAGCTGCCGCTGCATGCGCGCGAGATCGGCGAGCGAAGATGAGTCGAGCGTGGCCATCGGTTATTTCCTCCGCGGCTTTTCTTATTTCTCCCCTCGCCCTTTTCGGGAGAGGGGCCGGTGGTGAGGGGAATGTTCGTGGGGGCATCCCCCTCACCCCTAACCCCTCTCCCGCAAGGGGGAGAGGGGAACCACCCTCACCCCTCTCCCGCAACGGGGAGAGGGGGACCAATCCTAAACCCTCTCTCGCAAAGGGTAAGGGACCAAGCATTAAATCAATCGGCATTTTTTGCGCAAGATCCATTCGGCGAACAGGCAGGCGAGCACGAAGCCGAAGAGCAGCGGGGCGTTAAAAATCCGTTGGCGGTCTTCGAGCATGTGCGCGATGCGGCGGATCGTAAAGGCCTGCGGAATCCGATCCGCCTCCGACAGATCGAACACCGCGCCGCCGGTCGCCTTGGCCATCGCCTGCAGGACCGGCCTGTTCAGCGTCGGCTGGTCGTATTCCAGGTTCGGCAGTTCGACAGGGAATTCGAGCGTCGCCGGGCGGACGGCCTGCTTCGCGTCGGCATCGCCGGCCCAGACCTTGACGAAATGCGTTCCCGCTTTGCTCACCGCAAACGTGGCCTCGAAAACCGATGGATCGCTTTTGCGCGGCGAAAGCGTGATCGCGATCGGAGGAGCGTCGGGCATTTCGACTTCGCCGTGCATCTGCTCGAGCCCCGCGTCCTTGTCGTTGGGGTTCTCGAACCGCGCGGTCAGCATTACCGGCGAACCCGGGCGGTAGCTGGCCCGATCCGTCGAAAGCGAATAAGGATAGCGGCCGCCGAGTTGCTTCGATCGGCCGGCGCGATCGATCATGCGGGCCCAAAAACCGTCGAACGTTTGCTCGGCGACGTAGCGCCAGCGGTAGGTGGAATCGAAGCCGACGAAAAAACTCCGTCCCGGCCCGACCAGTTGTGTCGCCAGCAACACGTGGTTGCCGTATTCATTTCGCATCCGCGGATCGGCATGCCGGGCGAGCACCGTCGCGCCGGCTTTTGCCCGCGTGACCGGGTAGTGCCAGAACATGCCGGGCAGGCTGGCGAGAATACGATCGTTTTCTTCCGGCTTTTCGGAAAATTGGAAGATCGGATCGGTATGTCCTTCGGGAGTGATTTCCAATTTCCACGCATTCTTGGCGCTAAGCTGCGCGGTGACGTCGGTGTGGAACAATCCCGGCTCGCTGACGACCGGCAATAGCGGCACCCAAGCGGAGCTGGGATCGTCGGGACGATCGAAGAAGTCCTTGGTGAATCGTTCCCCGGCCACGTAAATCAAGCCGCCTCCCGCCTTGCCGACGAAATCGGAGAGCATCTGCGGAAAAGCCTCGGGCCATAGCGCCGGATTCGGATCGTAGAGCACGACGCAATCGTAATCGTTCATTTCCTCGCTATTGGCCGGCAGCCGCTTGATGCCGGGCGTGCCGGCCTGCGTGTAGTCTTTTTCGGCGGTTTGCAGCCAGATGGCGGCCGATAGGCCGTTGTCGCGCAAGAGCATGTTGCGAATAAATTCGAATTCCGGAAACGGATGTCCGGCGACGAACAGCACTTTTATTTTTTGCCGGATCACGCGCACTTCGGCAAGCTGCACGTTGTCGGCCGTGGTCAGTTCCGGGCCGACATCTTGAATCGTCGCCCGCAGCACGAGCTTCGCCGGCCGGTCTTGCTTGAATTCGAACGACACGGTTTGCACCGTGCCAGATTCTTCCAATTGAATCGGCTTGCGGCCGATTTCTTCCCAAGCTCCGCCATCGACCTGCTGCTCCATGACGACCGTGGCGGGTTGGCCGGCGAGGCCGCGAGAGTTGACGATCACATGCGCTTGGTTCGCGTCGCGGACGAACACCACGGGGCTGACATCAATCTTGGCGATGGCGGCATTGCGCGGGCCCTCGGGAGTGCCCACCGCAAGCGCCACGAGTGGCACGCCCTCGGCCGCGGCGGCCGCGGCGGCCTTTTGCGCGGGCTCGCCGGAATTCGACTGGCCATCGCTCACGATGAGCATCCCGGCGAGCGGTTGGCCACGATACGCGGCCAGGGCTTGCTTCACGGCGGTGCCGATGCCGGTCGTGCTGCGATCGACCGTCGGCAGCGGAAGATCGCCGGGCGATTTGAAGGGCACGCTGTCGGTAACGCCATGGCGCATGTCGCTCCGCGGATTGTCGAAAAGCTGGCCGGAGAAATCGCGGCGAGTCACGATGCGGTCGCCCGATTCCGCGAGTTGCGTGATCAATCCGCTTGCCAAGGCGCGTTCGGCGAGCTTTAGCCGCGATAATTCGCGGAGTTGGTCGATCGATTTCAGATCGAGCGCGGCGATGATCCGTTTGGCTTGCGCGGCGTCGACGTAGGCATCGTTGAAGTCGAGGCTTTCTGAATCGTCGACCAACACCAGCAACCGCGAGGGGATCATTTCCCGCTTGGTGAAGATGATCGCCGGTTCGAGGAGCATCGCCAGCACGCCGGCCATGGTCAGCAGACGCAGCGCGGCGAGCATGGCACGCTTCCATCGCGGCAGCATCTTCCCTTCGCGGCGATAGAGATATGCGACCACGGCCACCGCCGCAACGACGCCGAGCAACAAGAACAGCGCGGCATCGTGCTGCGGCAGGTTGAGCCAGCCCAGGCGCATGTCGCCCCCTTCGGTCCAAGGGGCCGGCTCGACATTCAGCAAATAGCGAAGCAGGTTTTGCTGCATTGTGGCGTCTTGTTTACGAGTTTTTTCTCACGCGGAGGCGCGGAGACGCGGGGGAAGGTGATGTTTTGCGAAGGACCGTGTCTTTTTTGGATTACCCCGGACCCACGGCCTCTCCCCCGCAAGGGGAGAGGGGAGAAGGACTCGCTTTTCCGACTCGTCAAAGTTGATTGGCGTGTCTGAGAATTCTCTGCCATCGTCTTCTTCTTTTCTCGTCATTACTCTTCTCCTCTTCTCCTCGTCTCCGCATCTCCGCGACTCCGCGTGAGGCAATTCCTCGTTCTCATCGCGTGAGATTTTCCTTGTCTCACCGCTCGCGGCCGACCCACACGGCGAAGACCGCTTCCAAACCCAATAGAGCCAACAGCATCGTCGCCAGCGGGCGCCAAATCTCTCGCGGCGGGGTGCCTAGGCTTGCGCCGGCGGTATCGTAACGCTCGACTTCCGGCTTGAGATGGCCGAGCAGCTCGGTCAATTCGCTCCGCGCGAGCGGCTCCAGATCGCTTTCGCTGGGAGGCGGATTCACCGCGAAACGGAGCGAACGGGGATTCGATTTCTCGTCGCGCCACGATAGCGTGTAGATTCCGGAGCGATAGGTCTTGCCGTAGCGCAGCATGGTGGAATCGGGCGACGGTTTTTCAATTTCGACCGTATCGAGCGGATTCTTGCCGGGCATCGCCATTTTCGCGTCGAGCGCGGCTTGATTGCGGTCGAGTGGCACCTGGATCGGCTCGCCGGCCGTGATCGAGCCGCCGGAATCCTGGCCGCGCGCGATCGCCAGCGCCGCCGAGCGGACGGCAAGCAGATAGGTGGGGTCCAAGGGCCAATCGGTCCATTTCTTTCCGGCCGTGCAGGTGAAGAGCAGCACACGGCCCTTGCCCAGCGTCTTTTGCAGCACCGCGGGCGGATTTTCCGAATTGTTCCAGCGGGCCAGAATGCTCACGTCCTCCTCCGGACGCGACGGCAACCGCACCGACGTATATTGCTTGACATGAATTCGCGCCAGCGCTTCCGGCAACAGCTTGGCCAGCGGCGCAAGCGGCGATTGCGCCTCTTTCTCGATCGCAATGCCCGTGGTCGGCACCTCGACCGGACGGTCGAGCTTGGCGGGCAACAGGCCGTGGCCCTCGTGGTAGAGCCGGCCGTTGTAGAGATCGGCATCGACCAGATCGCCGGTGAAAATCATCAGGCCCATGCCACGCCGCACGAGCCGCTCGACGGCCACGGCCTGCTCGGCCGATAGCGACGGCACGTTTGCCAGCACGAGAACATCGGGAACGTCGGCGGCGCCGGGCGCGAGGCGGCGAGGATCGAATTGCGTGGTTCGCTCGACATTCCAAGGCCGCGCGCCCACCGAATAGGCCAACGCCAAGAAATCGGTTTCCGATTCGAATTTCTGCGCCGACGGCGCTCCGTCGACCAGCATGACCGACACCGTGGGCCGCACGTCCAGATTGAGATAACGCACGTCGTCTTGCGGCAGCGCATCGTGCCCGAGCGAAAGCGAAACGGCGTGCGGCCCCGGCGAATCGAGGATCAACGACAAAGGCACGTGGGTGCTCGCGCCCACCGCCAGATCGGGCAGCAGCACCGGCCGACTGTCGCCGTCGACGCTGAGCGTGGCTTGGGCGCCGGTGATCGACACGGCGGTTTGGTTGCGGATGTCGGCCGCGAGGTGGATCGGCTGGTCGGGGAGGGCGATTGCGTCTTCCAGTTCGAATTTCACGACCGCCACGTTTTCGGTCCGCCGGTCGCCGACGTCGAGAATTCGGAGCGGAACGCGCATCGCGGCCAAATCATCGGCCGCGCGGGTCACATCCTTCGACCAGCCGTTGCGGCGCAAGTCAGTAATCAGCACCAGCTCTTTGTTCGAGTACACGGCCGTGGAAAGCGCGGCGATCGCGCCGTCGAATGTGGCGGCCCAATTGCTCGGCGTGTCGGTGAGCGTCGCGGCGGCCACGATGTCGGCAAACTTCGCGGCGTCTTGCAGGCTGCCGTCGCGCACCAGCGGGCGATTCGGTTGCGAGGTGAGCAATATCGTCACGCTGTCTTGAGCCCCGGCCGCTTTGATCAAATCGGCTGCCGCATTTTGTGCGACTTGAAACGCGGTGCGGCCGGCCGTGGTGTAGCCCATCGAAAGCGAATCGTCGATCACGATCAGATGGCTGGCGCGGCTCCGGCCGGGCAATAGCGAGGCCAGCCCATTCTGCGGAATCACCGGCCGGGCCACGGCCAGAATCAGCAGGATCACGGCGAGCGTGCGCATGGCCAGCAGGAGCATCTGCTCGATGCGAATCCGGCGGCGATTGCGCTTCAGCGTCAGCTTCAGATATTTCATCGGCGGCCAGTCGATGATCTGAAACCGGCGCCGATTGAGAATGTGGATGATGATCGGCACGGAGGCCAACGCCATTGCAGCCAGGAGCGGAGCGGCGAGGAATGTCATGTCCCCCTCACCCCCGGCCCCTCTCCCGCGGCGGGGAGAGGGGAGAATGGGACGCGCTCTCCCGCGGCGGGGAGAGCGGAATCGGGATATCGTGCAGCGGCGCGTGTTCGCTTCGCACTACCTGCGGCGGCGCGATCTGGTTTTGCACTACTTGTGCGGCCCGCGCGCCTTCTCCCCTCTCCCCTTGCGGGAGAGGGGTTGGGGGTGAGGGGTTTGCGTGCAGGTGAAGGGTTCGTATTCAGTTGCCGCCAGATCGCTTCTTCGATTGTATCCCATTCGGTAAACACCTCGTGGTTCCAATACCGGAGCACCGCGAATCCTTGCGAGCGCAGCCAATCGTCGCGTCGAGAATCGTGCCTCTTGTGCGACTCTTCGTTGTGCTGGCCGCCGTCCAACTCGACGATGACACGATGCCGCAAACAAACGAAGTCAACGACATATGACCCAAGCGGCACCTGGCGACGAAATTTGAAGTTTGCAAAACGGCGGTTTCGGAGCCGCTGCCAAACGAACGTTTCTGCTTCGGTTTGGTTTTGGCGTAGTCGTGCGGCGAGATTGATGTTCTTGGTCATTTGGTGATCTTTGTGGGTTCGCCCCCTCACCCCCGGCCCCTCTCCCGCGGCGGGGAGAGGGGAGAACGGGACGCGCTCTCCCGCGGCGGGGAGAGGGGAGAATGCGACACGCTGTCCAGCGGCGGGGAGAGGGGAGCCGGCAGACCTCGTGGCGACGTGAGCTGGCTTCGCACACCTGAGCGCCAGCGCCGCGTCCCTGCGCGGCCCGCGCCTTCTCCCCTCTCCCCTTGGGGGAGAGGGGTTGGGGGTGAGGGGTCTGCGTGCAAATGACGTGGTTTGCTTGCAATTGCCACCCGATCGCCTTTTTCGATTGCATCCCAGTCGGTAAACAACTCGTGACTCCAATATCGCGGTCGCCGCCAAACGAACGTTTCTGCTTCGGTTTGGTTTTGGCGTAGTCGTGCGGCGAGACTGATGTTCTTGGTCATTGGCTGATCTTCGTGCAGGTTCGCCCCCTCACCCCCGGCCCCTCTCCCGCGGCGGGGAGAGGGGAGAACGGGACGCGCTCTCCCGCGGCGGGGAGAGGGGAGAACGGGACGCGCTCTCCCGCGGCGGGGAGAGGGGAGAATGCGACACGCTGTCCAGCGGCGGGGAGAGGGGAGCGACGTGTTCGTGCGGGTGCGGTTGGTCGTGGGCGGGGGCGGTGATTTTGCCGATGCGGCGGCCAGCGACGGTTTGGCGGCGATGAAGGTATTGGGCCAGCCCATGGGCTAGATCGTCGGAGGTTGTCAACAGCGTGTAATCGATGCCGGCCGAGCGGCAGCGGTTGCCCACGTCGAGAATGAAGTCGTCCATGGCGCGGCGGTAAGCCTGGCGGAAGGCCCATGGCTCGGCAAAGATTTCTTCGCTCCCCTCGATATCGCGAAACAGCACCGAATCGTTGAACGGCAATTCGATTTCTTCCTTGTCGAGCACATGGAAGATCAGGATGTCGTGCCCCTGGCGCTGCAAGCGGCCGAGCCCGTGATACAGCGCATCGAGATCGCACAGCAAATCGCTGACGAGGATCACCAGTCCGCGAGCATTGATCTGCGCGGCGACCTTATTGAGCACCGAGCCGAGATCGGTCGTTCGATCTGGCTGGGCCGATTCGAGCACGTCGAGAATCTTAAGCAGTTGCGATTGGGCCGCCGACGGACGCAGCCACGATCGCTCGGATTCGTCGAACAGGGCCAGCCCCACCGCGTCGCGCTGCTTGAGGCAGAGCATCGCCAGCGACGCGGCGAGCGTGGCGGCGTAGGAGAATTTCGTGAACCCGGCGGCCGGCTGGGCAGGCTGAGCGGAGCGCGCTGCGCCGCGGCCGTAGCGCATCGAAGCGGAGGCATCGACCAGCAGCGTGGCGCGAAAGTTGGTCTCTTCCTCGTAGCGCTTGATGTAATAGCGGTTCGAGCGGGCGTAGGCCCGCCAGTCGAGGCGCTTGAGATCGTCGCCGGGGACGTATTCGCGATAATCGGCGAACTCGACGCTCACGCCGTGCAGCGGCGAGCGATGCAAGCCCGACATCGTGCCTTCGACGACGCGCTGCGCCCGCAGCCCGAGCGGCACGATGCGGGCGAGCACTTCAGGCTTTAAGAACGTGGCCGATTCGCTCATGGGCATGCTCCGCGGCGCGGTCGAGCGGAATCGCATCGACGAGTTTTTGAATGATCGTTTCGGCGGTCTGGCCCTGGGCCTCGGCATTGTAGTTGAGCACGATGCGATGGCGGAGCACCGCGCCGACCATCGCCCGAATGTCGCTCACGTCGACTTCGGGCCGGCCGTCGAGGGCCGCCCGGGCTTGCGCGGCGGCGATCAGCGATTGCCCGCCGCGTGGCCCGACGCCCCATTGCACCCACTCCTTGATGAACCGCGGCGATTGCGGCTCGCCGGCCCGCGTCGAGCGAACAAGGTTCGCGACATAGTTGATGCAATAATCGCTCACCGGCACGCGGTGGACGATTCGCTGCAGGGCGAGCATTTCGTCGGCGCTCAAAAGTGGCGTCGGCGAAATCGGAGTTCCGGTCGAAGTGAGCCGGTAGATGCTGCGCTCTTCGGCCTCGCTCGGATAGCGCACCAAAATCTTCATCAGGAACCGATCGAGCTGCGCCTCGGGCAACGGATACGTGCCTTCCTGCTCGATCGGATTTTGCGTTGCCAAGACGAAAAAGGGGTTCGGCAGGGGGTGCCGCTCGCCGCCGACGGAAACCTGCCGCTCGGCCATGCCTTCCAACAGCGCGGCCTGCGTTTTGGGCGGCGTGCGGTTGATTTCATCGGCCAGGAGAACATTGGCGAAGATCGGGCCGCGGATGAATTTGAACGTCCGATCCCCCGAGCCACGGTCCTCGTACATCACATCGGTGCCGGTGATGTCGGACGGCATCAGGTCGGGAGTGAATTGGATACGATTGAAATCGAGCGACAAGCATTCGGCGAGCGTGCGGATCATCAAAGTCTTCGCCAGTCCCGGCACGCCCTCGAGAATGCAATGGCCGCGGGCGAAGAGGCACACGAGCAACTGCTCGACGACATCTTCCTGCCCGACGATGGCGCCGGCCATTTGCCGGCGGATCGAATCGCGGGCGGCGCGCAGTCGCTCCAGGCCGGCAAGGTCATCGGTTTCAATCGCTGTGGTCACGTGGGCGCTTTCTGTAGAGGTCACTATCGCTGATATATGGGGAGATATTTATAAGGGAGTTGCAGGATTACCAGCGCGATGCTCGTGCCGTAGGTTTGACCGATGCCGTCGCCGGGCCACGAGCCATCGCCCGACTGCATTTGCAGCAATTGGTCGCGGGCATCGGGAAAATAGTCGTCCCAATATTTATCGCCGGCCTGATAAAAAGCCTGGGCGGCGTAGAGGTGCGTGTAATAGGCATGGCCGTAGGCGCCCCCTTTTCGAAACGAGCTCTTGGCGAGGTCG
Coding sequences:
- a CDS encoding AAA family ATPase translates to MTTAIETDDLAGLERLRAARDSIRRQMAGAIVGQEDVVEQLLVCLFARGHCILEGVPGLAKTLMIRTLAECLSLDFNRIQFTPDLMPSDITGTDVMYEDRGSGDRTFKFIRGPIFANVLLADEINRTPPKTQAALLEGMAERQVSVGGERHPLPNPFFVLATQNPIEQEGTYPLPEAQLDRFLMKILVRYPSEAEERSIYRLTSTGTPISPTPLLSADEMLALQRIVHRVPVSDYCINYVANLVRSTRAGEPQSPRFIKEWVQWGVGPRGGQSLIAAAQARAALDGRPEVDVSDIRAMVGAVLRHRIVLNYNAEAQGQTAETIIQKLVDAIPLDRAAEHAHERIGHVLKA
- a CDS encoding DUF58 domain-containing protein, whose protein sequence is MSESATFLKPEVLARIVPLGLRAQRVVEGTMSGLHRSPLHGVSVEFADYREYVPGDDLKRLDWRAYARSNRYYIKRYEEETNFRATLLVDASASMRYGRGAARSAQPAQPAAGFTKFSYAATLAASLAMLCLKQRDAVGLALFDESERSWLRPSAAQSQLLKILDVLESAQPDRTTDLGSVLNKVAAQINARGLVILVSDLLCDLDALYHGLGRLQRQGHDILIFHVLDKEEIELPFNDSVLFRDIEGSEEIFAEPWAFRQAYRRAMDDFILDVGNRCRSAGIDYTLLTTSDDLAHGLAQYLHRRQTVAGRRIGKITAPAHDQPHPHEHVAPLSPPLDSVSHSPLSPPRESASRSPLSPPRESASRSPLSPPRERGRG
- a CDS encoding BatA domain-containing protein translates to MTFLAAPLLAAMALASVPIIIHILNRRRFQIIDWPPMKYLKLTLKRNRRRIRIEQMLLLAMRTLAVILLILAVARPVIPQNGLASLLPGRSRASHLIVIDDSLSMGYTTAGRTAFQVAQNAAADLIKAAGAQDSVTILLTSQPNRPLVRDGSLQDAAKFADIVAAATLTDTPSNWAATFDGAIAALSTAVYSNKELVLITDLRRNGWSKDVTRAADDLAAMRVPLRILDVGDRRTENVAVVKFELEDAIALPDQPIHLAADIRNQTAVSITGAQATLSVDGDSRPVLLPDLAVGASTHVPLSLILDSPGPHAVSLSLGHDALPQDDVRYLNLDVRPTVSVMLVDGAPSAQKFESETDFLALAYSVGARPWNVERTTQFDPRRLAPGAADVPDVLVLANVPSLSAEQAVAVERLVRRGMGLMIFTGDLVDADLYNGRLYHEGHGLLPAKLDRPVEVPTTGIAIEKEAQSPLAPLAKLLPEALARIHVKQYTSVRLPSRPEEDVSILARWNNSENPPAVLQKTLGKGRVLLFTCTAGKKWTDWPLDPTYLLAVRSAALAIARGQDSGGSITAGEPIQVPLDRNQAALDAKMAMPGKNPLDTVEIEKPSPDSTMLRYGKTYRSGIYTLSWRDEKSNPRSLRFAVNPPPSESDLEPLARSELTELLGHLKPEVERYDTAGASLGTPPREIWRPLATMLLALLGLEAVFAVWVGRER